Proteins encoded together in one Micromonospora auratinigra window:
- a CDS encoding thioesterase II family protein, which produces MTATLQSDLWVRRFHPAPASPVRLVALPHAGGSATYLFPVSRALSPAVEVLAIQYPGRQDRRHERVLDSVADLADGVFEALRPWLDRPVALFGHSMGAVLAYEVGLRLQRETGRPPLRLFASGRRAPSRVRDERYVHTRDDAGVLAELTRLSGSDPRVLGDPELLPMILPAVRGDYKAVETYRTDPGQRLDAPITVLTGDADPMTTLDEARDWQRHTSGECDVRVYPGGHFFLNDHAPEIIDLIGAELGRSATA; this is translated from the coding sequence ATGACGGCTACCCTGCAGAGCGACCTCTGGGTGCGGCGGTTCCACCCCGCGCCGGCCAGCCCGGTCCGGTTGGTGGCGCTGCCGCACGCCGGCGGCTCGGCCACCTACCTGTTCCCGGTGTCGCGGGCCCTCTCGCCGGCGGTGGAGGTGCTGGCGATCCAGTACCCCGGCCGGCAGGACCGCCGGCACGAGCGGGTCCTGGATTCCGTCGCCGACCTGGCCGACGGGGTGTTCGAGGCGCTGCGGCCCTGGCTGGACCGGCCGGTCGCGCTCTTCGGGCACAGCATGGGCGCGGTGCTCGCGTACGAGGTGGGCCTGCGGTTGCAGCGCGAGACGGGCCGGCCGCCGCTGCGCCTGTTCGCCTCCGGCCGCCGCGCCCCGTCCCGGGTCCGCGACGAGCGGTACGTGCACACCCGCGACGACGCCGGGGTGCTGGCGGAGCTGACCCGGCTCAGCGGCTCCGACCCCCGCGTGCTCGGTGACCCGGAGCTGCTGCCGATGATCCTGCCGGCGGTACGCGGGGACTACAAGGCGGTGGAGACCTACCGAACGGACCCGGGGCAGCGGCTGGACGCCCCGATCACCGTGCTCACCGGTGACGCCGACCCGATGACCACCCTCGACGAGGCGCGGGACTGGCAGCGGCACACCAGTGGCGAGTGTGACGTACGGGTCTATCCGGGCGGGCACTTCTTCCTCAACGACCACGCCCCGGAGATCATCGACCTGATCGGCGCCGAGCTGGGGCGGTCCGCGACGGCCTGA
- a CDS encoding DUF5988 family protein: protein MDDLTHVSGARRFGGGHFDVLLEGGPAGLPATARERSAPAGTGRIKVPYLGGYEHFERTEDTDGANDDASRIVVFHWTMRTKIAE from the coding sequence GTGGACGATCTCACCCACGTGAGCGGCGCGCGGCGGTTCGGCGGCGGCCACTTCGACGTGCTGCTCGAAGGCGGCCCGGCCGGCCTGCCGGCCACCGCGCGGGAACGCAGCGCCCCCGCCGGCACCGGCCGGATCAAGGTGCCCTACCTGGGCGGCTACGAACACTTCGAACGGACCGAGGACACCGACGGCGCCAACGACGACGCCTCACGGATCGTGGTCTTCCACTGGACCATGCGGACGAAGATCGCAGAGTGA